Proteins encoded together in one Bacteroides zoogleoformans window:
- the typA gene encoding translational GTPase TypA produces MQNIRNIAIIAHVDHGKTTLVDKMLLAGNLFRSNQSTGELMLDNNDLERERGITILSKNVSINYKDTKINIIDTPGHSDFGGEVERVLNMADGCILLVDAFEGPMPQTRFVLQKALQIGLKPIVVVNKVDKPNCRPEEVYEMVFDLMFSLDATEEQLDFPVVYGSAKNNWMSTDWQQPTDNIYPLLDCILENIPAPEQLEGTPQMLVTSLDYSSYTGRIAVGRVHRGTLKEGMNVSLVKRDGKVLKSKIKELHTFEGMGRVKVQEVSSGDICALVGIEGFEIGDTVCDYENPEALPPIAIDEPTMSMLFTINDSPFFGKEGKFVTSRHIHDRLMKELDKNLALRVNKSEEDGKWIVSGRGVLHLSVLIETMRREGYELQVGQPQVIFKEIDGVKCEPIEELTINVPEEYSSKMIDMVTRRKGEMVKMDSTGERINLEFNMPSRGIIGLRTNVLTASAGEAIMAHRFKEYQPYKGDIERRTNGSMIAMEAGTAFAYAIDKLQDRGKFFIFPQEEVYAGQVVGEHSHDNDLVVNVTKSKKLTNMRASGSDEKARLIPPVQFSLEEALEYIKEDEYVEVTPKSMRMRKVILDETERKRANKS; encoded by the coding sequence ATGCAAAACATTAGGAACATTGCAATTATTGCCCATGTGGACCATGGGAAAACAACGCTCGTTGACAAGATGCTTTTGGCCGGAAACCTTTTCCGGAGCAATCAGAGCACAGGTGAATTAATGCTGGATAACAACGACCTGGAGCGTGAGAGAGGAATAACGATTCTTTCCAAAAACGTCTCTATCAATTATAAAGACACCAAGATTAACATCATTGACACTCCGGGGCACAGCGACTTCGGAGGCGAGGTGGAGCGCGTGCTGAATATGGCGGACGGATGCATCTTGCTTGTAGATGCCTTTGAAGGCCCTATGCCGCAAACGCGATTCGTTCTTCAGAAGGCTTTGCAAATCGGATTGAAACCCATCGTGGTGGTGAACAAGGTGGACAAGCCGAACTGCCGTCCCGAAGAGGTCTATGAAATGGTGTTCGACTTGATGTTCAGCTTGGACGCTACCGAAGAGCAGTTGGATTTCCCCGTTGTCTATGGCTCGGCCAAGAACAACTGGATGAGTACGGACTGGCAGCAACCCACCGACAACATCTATCCATTGCTGGACTGCATTTTAGAGAATATCCCCGCTCCCGAGCAGTTGGAAGGTACGCCGCAAATGTTGGTAACCTCTTTGGACTATTCTTCCTATACCGGGCGTATCGCCGTGGGGCGCGTGCACCGCGGCACCTTGAAGGAGGGCATGAATGTCTCTTTGGTGAAGCGTGACGGGAAGGTGCTGAAGTCTAAAATCAAGGAGTTGCACACCTTCGAGGGCATGGGACGGGTGAAGGTGCAGGAAGTATCTTCCGGCGACATCTGCGCATTGGTGGGTATAGAAGGTTTCGAAATCGGAGATACCGTATGCGATTACGAAAATCCGGAAGCTTTGCCGCCTATTGCCATCGACGAGCCTACCATGAGCATGCTTTTCACCATCAACGATTCTCCGTTCTTCGGCAAAGAAGGCAAATTCGTTACTTCGCGCCATATCCACGACCGCTTGATGAAAGAGTTGGACAAGAACCTTGCGCTCCGCGTAAACAAGAGTGAGGAAGATGGCAAGTGGATTGTTTCGGGTCGTGGCGTGCTCCATCTGTCTGTGCTGATTGAAACCATGCGCCGTGAGGGATACGAGTTGCAGGTGGGTCAGCCGCAGGTTATCTTCAAAGAGATAGACGGCGTGAAATGCGAGCCTATCGAAGAGTTGACCATTAATGTGCCCGAGGAATATTCCAGCAAGATGATTGACATGGTGACCCGCCGCAAGGGCGAGATGGTGAAGATGGACAGTACCGGCGAACGTATCAACCTTGAATTCAACATGCCGTCGCGCGGCATCATCGGCCTGCGTACGAACGTACTGACGGCTTCGGCCGGCGAGGCCATCATGGCGCACCGCTTCAAAGAGTATCAACCCTATAAAGGAGATATTGAACGCCGCACCAACGGTTCCATGATTGCCATGGAGGCGGGCACGGCCTTTGCCTATGCCATCGACAAGTTGCAGGATCGCGGCAAGTTCTTCATTTTCCCGCAGGAAGAAGTCTATGCCGGTCAGGTGGTGGGTGAACATTCACACGACAACGACTTGGTGGTGAACGTAACGAAGTCCAAGAAGCTGACCAATATGCGTGCCAGCGGTTCTGATGAAAAGGCGCGTCTGATTCCGCCTGTCCAGTTCTCTTTGGAAGAAGCGTTGGAATACATCAAAGAAGACGAGTATGTAGAAGTTACTCCGAAGTCCATGCGCATGCGCAAGGTGATTCTGGATGAAACGGAACGCAAACGGGCCAACAAGAGCTGA
- the rpsO gene encoding 30S ribosomal protein S15, with protein MYLDAAKKQEIFGKYGKSNSDTGSAESQIALFSYRIAHLTEHLKLNRKDYSTERALTMLVGKRRALLNYLKDRDINRYRAIVKELGLRK; from the coding sequence ATGTATTTAGACGCTGCTAAAAAGCAAGAAATCTTCGGCAAATACGGAAAGTCTAACTCTGATACTGGATCAGCTGAGTCTCAGATAGCTTTGTTTTCCTACCGTATTGCCCATCTGACCGAGCACCTGAAGCTCAACAGAAAGGATTATAGTACTGAAAGAGCCTTGACTATGTTGGTAGGCAAACGCCGTGCGTTGCTCAACTACCTGAAAGACCGCGACATCAACCGTTATCGCGCCATCGTCAAAGAGCTCGGCTTGCGTAAGTAA
- a CDS encoding calcium/sodium antiporter: MSILLLIGGLLLILLGANGLTDGSASVAKRFRIPNIVIGLTVVAFGTSTPELAVSVSSALKGSADLAIGNVVGSNQFNTLMIVGCTALFAPIAVTRNTLVKEIPLCILSSVVLLVCANDILLDGESSNVISVTDGLVLLCFFAIFLSYTFAIARSGNEGGEEEEIKQLPVWKSVLYILGGLAGLILGGNFFVEGAGSIARSMGVSESVIGLTLVAGGTSLPELATSIVAALKKNPEIAIGNVIGSNLFNIFFVLGCSASITPLHLGGINNMDLLVLTASGILLWLVGVFFGKRTITRTEGSLMVLCYIAYTAVLVYNA, encoded by the coding sequence ATGAGCATACTTCTTCTCATCGGAGGTCTCCTCCTTATCCTTTTGGGAGCCAATGGATTGACGGACGGATCCGCTTCCGTGGCCAAACGCTTCCGCATTCCTAACATTGTCATCGGACTCACCGTCGTGGCTTTTGGCACTTCCACTCCCGAACTGGCGGTCAGCGTGTCGTCTGCCTTGAAAGGCAGTGCCGACCTTGCCATAGGCAACGTGGTGGGCAGCAACCAATTTAACACGCTGATGATTGTGGGCTGTACAGCGCTCTTTGCCCCCATCGCGGTGACCCGAAACACCTTGGTAAAAGAGATTCCACTCTGCATCCTTTCTTCCGTGGTACTCTTGGTCTGTGCCAACGACATCTTGCTCGACGGTGAAAGCAGCAACGTCATCAGCGTTACCGACGGACTTGTATTGCTCTGCTTCTTCGCTATTTTCTTGAGCTATACTTTTGCCATTGCCCGCAGCGGGAACGAGGGCGGAGAGGAAGAAGAGATAAAACAACTCCCCGTGTGGAAGTCCGTACTCTATATTCTCGGTGGACTGGCAGGACTCATCCTTGGCGGTAACTTCTTTGTGGAGGGAGCCGGCAGCATAGCCCGCAGCATGGGTGTCAGCGAGTCGGTCATCGGATTGACGCTTGTGGCAGGCGGCACTTCGCTGCCCGAACTTGCCACGAGCATCGTGGCCGCCCTGAAAAAGAATCCTGAGATAGCCATCGGAAACGTCATCGGAAGCAATCTCTTTAATATTTTTTTTGTGTTGGGTTGCTCGGCTTCCATCACTCCATTGCATTTAGGAGGTATCAACAACATGGACTTGCTGGTGCTCACCGCATCGGGCATACTGCTGTGGCTTGTAGGCGTGTTTTTTGGCAAGCGCACCATCACGCGCACAGAGGGTAGCCTGATGGTTCTGTGCTATATAGCCTATACGGCCGTACTCGTCTATAACGCCTGA
- a CDS encoding N-acetyltransferase has product MAITIRKVSTRRELEKFIRFNYRLYKTNPYSVPDLFDDMLNTFNKKKNAAFEFCEADYFLALRDGEIVGRVAAIINHKANRTWNKKDVRFGWIDFIDDSEVSEALMNTVEQWGKERGMTHIQGPLGFTDFDAEGMLIEGFDQLSTMSTTYNYPYYPTHIERLGFEKDADWVEYKIYIPEDIPDKHKRISELIQRKYNLNVVKCTSARTLAKRYGQAIFELMNEAYRPLYGYSALSQRQIDQYIRMYLPIIDLRMVTLITDADDRLIAVGLSMPSLSRALQKSSGRLLPLGWYYLGKTIFLKRYPKILDLLLVAVKPEYQNKGVNALLFSDLIPIYRKLGFEYAESNPELEMNGKVQAQWEYFKTEQHKRRRCFVKEIR; this is encoded by the coding sequence ATGGCTATTACAATTAGAAAAGTTTCTACAAGAAGAGAGTTGGAGAAGTTCATCCGATTCAATTACCGATTATACAAAACAAATCCCTACTCCGTGCCCGATCTCTTCGACGATATGCTGAACACTTTCAACAAGAAGAAAAATGCCGCTTTCGAGTTCTGCGAAGCCGATTACTTCCTCGCCTTGCGCGACGGCGAAATTGTGGGGCGCGTGGCAGCCATCATCAACCACAAGGCCAACCGGACGTGGAACAAGAAAGATGTGCGCTTCGGATGGATAGACTTCATCGACGACTCCGAAGTGTCCGAGGCCCTCATGAACACCGTGGAGCAATGGGGCAAGGAACGGGGCATGACACACATACAAGGTCCGCTGGGCTTCACCGACTTCGACGCCGAGGGCATGCTCATCGAAGGCTTCGACCAGCTCAGCACCATGTCCACCACCTACAACTATCCCTACTACCCTACGCACATAGAGCGCTTGGGCTTTGAAAAAGATGCCGACTGGGTGGAATATAAAATCTACATCCCCGAGGACATCCCCGACAAGCATAAACGCATCTCCGAGCTTATTCAGCGCAAATACAACCTGAACGTGGTGAAATGTACCTCGGCCCGGACACTCGCCAAGAGATACGGGCAAGCCATTTTCGAACTGATGAACGAGGCCTATAGGCCGCTCTATGGCTACTCTGCCCTCTCGCAAAGGCAGATAGACCAGTACATCAGGATGTACCTGCCCATCATCGACCTGCGCATGGTGACGCTTATCACCGATGCCGACGACCGTCTGATAGCCGTTGGTCTATCCATGCCCTCGCTGTCCAGGGCTCTGCAGAAGAGCAGCGGACGCCTGCTGCCCCTCGGCTGGTATTATCTGGGCAAAACCATCTTCCTGAAACGATATCCCAAGATTCTGGACTTGCTGCTTGTGGCCGTGAAGCCCGAATACCAGAACAAGGGCGTCAACGCGCTGCTCTTCTCCGACCTCATACCCATCTATCGAAAGCTCGGCTTCGAGTATGCCGAAAGCAACCCCGAACTGGAGATGAACGGTAAGGTACAGGCACAGTGGGAATACTTCAAGACAGAACAACACAAACGCAGACGCTGTTTCGTGAAAGAGATCCGGTGA
- a CDS encoding DNA topoisomerase IV subunit B has protein sequence MEENSKTTSLTENKNNLPENSAISTVEYTDDNIRHLDDMEHIRVRSGMYIGRLGDGSQSDDGIYVLLKEVMDNSIDEFKMGAGKKIEVSIEDSLRVSVRDYGRGIPQGKLIEAVSKLNTGGKYDSKAFKKSVGLNGVGIKAVNALSARFEVRSYRDGIVRSATFERGALQTDTTQDTTEENGTYIFFEPDGELFLNYSFQNQFVEGLLRNYTYLNTGLTFIYNGQRIVSRHGLEDLLKDNMTSEGLYDIIHLKGEDIEIAFTHTNQYGEEYYSFVNGQHTTQGGTHQSALKEHIARTIKEFFNKNQDYADIRNGLVAAIAIDVEEPMFESQTKTKLGSNNMWPAVPQEQKAAGPTVNKYVGDFIKTEVDNYLHKHPLVSEVMLQKIQDSEKERKAIAGVTKLARERAKKANLHNRKLRDCRYHLSDGKGKAQEEESCIFITEGDSASGSITKSRDVNTQAVFSLRGKPLNSYGLTKKVVYENEEFNLLQAALNIEDGIEGLRYNKVIVATDADVDGMHIRLLIITFFLQFFPDLIKKGHVYILQTPLFRVRNKKKTDYCYTEEERVKAIDELGPNPEITRFKGLGEISPDEFKFFIGKDMRLEQVSLRKTDLVKDLLEFYMGKNTMERQTFIINNLVIEEDLAS, from the coding sequence ATGGAAGAAAACAGCAAGACCACGTCACTGACCGAGAATAAGAATAACCTACCGGAAAACTCCGCGATTTCTACCGTAGAATATACCGACGACAACATCCGCCACCTTGACGACATGGAGCACATCCGTGTACGTTCCGGCATGTACATAGGCCGGCTGGGCGACGGCTCGCAAAGCGACGACGGCATCTACGTACTGCTGAAGGAAGTGATGGACAACAGCATCGACGAGTTCAAGATGGGAGCGGGAAAGAAGATTGAAGTCAGCATCGAAGACAGTCTGCGCGTCAGCGTGCGCGACTACGGTCGCGGCATCCCGCAAGGCAAACTGATAGAAGCCGTCAGCAAACTGAATACCGGCGGCAAGTACGACTCGAAAGCCTTCAAGAAAAGTGTCGGACTGAACGGCGTGGGCATCAAGGCCGTCAATGCGCTGAGCGCACGCTTCGAGGTGCGCAGTTATCGAGACGGCATAGTACGTTCCGCCACCTTCGAGCGGGGAGCGCTGCAAACCGACACCACCCAAGATACCACCGAGGAGAACGGAACTTACATCTTCTTCGAGCCGGACGGTGAGCTTTTCCTCAACTACTCTTTCCAAAACCAGTTCGTGGAAGGGCTGCTGCGCAACTATACGTACCTCAATACCGGGCTTACCTTTATATATAACGGACAGCGCATCGTCTCCCGCCACGGATTGGAGGACTTGCTGAAGGACAACATGACCAGCGAAGGCCTTTACGACATCATCCACCTGAAGGGAGAGGACATCGAAATCGCTTTTACACACACCAATCAGTACGGCGAAGAGTATTACTCCTTCGTCAACGGACAGCACACCACGCAAGGCGGAACGCATCAATCTGCCTTGAAAGAGCACATCGCACGCACCATCAAGGAGTTCTTCAACAAGAATCAGGACTATGCCGACATCCGCAACGGATTGGTGGCCGCCATTGCCATCGACGTGGAAGAACCGATGTTCGAAAGCCAGACCAAGACGAAGCTGGGCAGCAACAACATGTGGCCCGCCGTACCTCAAGAGCAGAAAGCCGCAGGCCCCACGGTGAACAAATATGTGGGCGACTTTATCAAGACCGAGGTGGATAACTACCTGCACAAGCATCCGCTTGTCAGCGAAGTGATGCTGCAAAAGATACAAGACTCCGAGAAAGAGCGCAAAGCCATTGCCGGAGTAACCAAGCTGGCACGCGAACGCGCCAAGAAAGCCAACCTGCACAACCGCAAGCTGCGCGACTGCCGCTACCACCTGAGCGACGGCAAAGGAAAAGCGCAAGAAGAAGAGTCGTGCATCTTCATCACCGAGGGAGACTCTGCCAGCGGCTCCATCACCAAAAGCCGCGACGTAAACACACAGGCCGTATTCAGCTTGCGGGGAAAACCGCTCAACTCTTACGGACTGACCAAGAAAGTGGTGTACGAAAACGAAGAATTCAACCTGCTGCAGGCTGCCTTGAACATAGAAGACGGCATAGAAGGACTGCGCTACAACAAAGTAATCGTGGCCACCGATGCCGATGTGGACGGCATGCACATACGCCTGCTCATCATCACCTTCTTCCTGCAGTTCTTTCCGGACTTGATAAAGAAGGGGCACGTTTACATCCTGCAGACTCCCCTGTTCCGCGTGCGCAACAAGAAAAAGACCGATTACTGCTACACGGAAGAAGAACGTGTGAAAGCCATCGACGAGCTGGGTCCCAACCCCGAAATCACACGCTTCAAAGGATTGGGAGAAATCTCGCCCGACGAGTTCAAGTTCTTCATCGGCAAGGACATGCGACTGGAGCAGGTATCCCTGCGCAAGACAGACCTCGTGAAGGATTTGTTGGAATTCTACATGGGAAAGAACACTATGGAGCGGCAAACCTTTATCATCAACAATCTGGTTATAGAAGAAGATTTAGCATCATGA
- the coaD gene encoding pantetheine-phosphate adenylyltransferase, with amino-acid sequence MRRAIFPGTFDPFTIGHASVVNRALTFIDEIVIGIGINENKNTYFPLEQREQMIRDYYRDQPRVRVQCYDNLTIDFANQVDANLIIRGIRTVKDFEYEETIADINRKLTGIETILLFTEPELTCVSSTTVRELLQFGKDISMFLPKGMEIPVAERK; translated from the coding sequence ATGAGAAGAGCCATTTTCCCGGGAACGTTCGACCCCTTTACCATCGGACATGCTTCGGTGGTGAACCGTGCACTGACATTCATAGACGAGATAGTGATCGGCATCGGCATCAACGAGAACAAGAACACGTATTTTCCCCTCGAACAGCGCGAGCAGATGATACGCGACTATTACCGAGACCAACCGCGCGTCAGGGTGCAATGCTATGACAACCTCACCATAGACTTTGCCAATCAGGTAGATGCCAACCTGATTATCCGCGGCATTCGTACCGTGAAAGATTTCGAGTACGAGGAGACCATTGCCGACATCAACCGCAAGCTGACGGGGATTGAAACCATCCTGCTCTTTACCGAACCGGAACTGACGTGCGTCAGCTCCACCACCGTACGCGAGTTGTTGCAGTTCGGCAAAGACATCAGCATGTTTCTGCCGAAAGGAATGGAAATACCGGTGGCTGAGCGGAAATAG
- a CDS encoding S41 family peptidase, producing MKKILFITACLCLATVQAQNPNNEALRKLQMAEFAITNLYVDKVDENKLVEEAIIRMLAQLDPHSTYSNAEEVKKMNEPLQGNFEGIGVQFQMIEDTLLVIQPVSNGPSEKVGILAGDRIVAVNDSAIAGVKMSTEDIMARLRGPKDSEVKLTVVRRGVDDSLFFTVKRDKIPILSLDASYMIQPQTGYIRVNRFGATTAKEFVKALKALQKKGMKDLILDLQGNGGGYLNAAIDLANEFLQQKELIVYTEGRAARRSDFFAKGTGNFEQGRLVVLVDEYSASASEIVTGAVQDWDRGVVVGRRTFGKGLVQRPLDLPDGSMIRLTVARYYTPSGRCIQKPYDSTSNLDSRTGGEGGQEKYNQELIDRFNHGEMIHADSIHFADSLKVRTKRMERIVYGGGGIMPDFFVPIDTTQYTDYHRNLVAKGVVIKGVAKYIEKRRKELQNLYRKFEAFNEKFEIDNEFLAELRTLADNEKIAFSEEQYSRSLPLIKTQLKALIARDLWDMNEYFQVMNATNSSVQQALKILNEGKYEETIR from the coding sequence ATGAAGAAAATACTGTTTATCACAGCATGCCTGTGCCTTGCGACGGTGCAGGCGCAGAATCCGAACAACGAAGCCTTGCGCAAATTGCAAATGGCCGAGTTTGCCATTACCAACCTTTATGTAGATAAAGTGGACGAAAACAAGCTGGTAGAAGAGGCCATCATCAGGATGCTGGCGCAGCTCGACCCGCACTCTACCTACAGCAACGCCGAAGAAGTGAAGAAGATGAATGAGCCGTTGCAAGGAAATTTCGAGGGCATCGGCGTGCAGTTTCAGATGATAGAAGACACGCTGCTCGTCATACAACCCGTGAGCAACGGCCCTTCGGAAAAGGTGGGCATTCTTGCCGGCGACCGTATTGTGGCTGTCAACGACAGTGCCATCGCAGGGGTAAAGATGAGCACGGAAGACATCATGGCCCGTTTGCGCGGCCCGAAGGATTCGGAAGTGAAGCTGACTGTGGTGCGCCGTGGCGTGGACGATTCCTTGTTTTTCACAGTGAAGCGCGACAAAATACCCATTCTCAGTCTGGACGCCTCGTACATGATACAGCCGCAGACCGGCTACATACGCGTCAACCGTTTCGGAGCGACCACTGCCAAGGAGTTTGTAAAAGCATTGAAAGCCTTGCAGAAGAAAGGTATGAAAGATTTGATTCTCGACCTGCAAGGAAACGGGGGAGGCTATTTGAATGCCGCCATCGACCTTGCCAATGAATTCCTGCAACAAAAAGAGTTGATAGTCTATACCGAAGGAAGAGCTGCGCGCCGCAGCGATTTCTTTGCCAAAGGAACGGGCAACTTCGAGCAGGGACGCCTTGTCGTGTTGGTTGACGAGTATTCTGCTTCGGCCAGCGAAATCGTGACCGGTGCCGTGCAAGACTGGGACAGAGGAGTGGTGGTAGGCCGCCGCACCTTCGGTAAAGGGCTGGTACAACGTCCTCTCGACCTGCCCGACGGTTCGATGATACGCCTCACCGTGGCTCGCTATTACACCCCGTCGGGACGTTGTATTCAGAAACCGTACGACAGCACCTCCAATCTTGACAGCCGGACGGGCGGAGAAGGCGGTCAGGAAAAATACAATCAGGAGTTGATAGACCGCTTCAATCATGGGGAAATGATTCATGCAGACAGCATCCACTTTGCCGACTCGCTGAAAGTCCGGACAAAGCGCATGGAGCGCATCGTCTATGGGGGCGGAGGCATCATGCCCGATTTCTTTGTGCCGATAGACACCACCCAATATACGGACTATCACCGTAATCTCGTGGCTAAAGGTGTGGTCATCAAAGGAGTTGCAAAATATATTGAGAAGCGCAGGAAAGAGCTGCAGAACCTCTATAGGAAATTTGAGGCATTCAATGAAAAGTTCGAGATAGACAACGAGTTCCTTGCGGAGCTGCGCACGCTGGCCGACAACGAGAAAATCGCTTTCAGCGAAGAGCAGTACAGCCGCTCGTTACCGCTAATCAAGACGCAACTCAAAGCTCTGATTGCCCGCGACCTATGGGATATGAACGAGTACTTTCAAGTGATGAATGCCACCAACAGCAGCGTGCAGCAGGCACTGAAGATATTGAATGAAGGGAAGTACGAGGAAACGATAAGATGA
- a CDS encoding helix-turn-helix domain-containing protein, whose amino-acid sequence MGLETYCNRQINCNECPQKSEGVLVYHHYSKGQHFPAEKLAQNCMIFMLQGELLINSQEYPGTTLQNGQIILQAIGSKVELLALTEVEYITYWFTELPILCEERYREILERSEAPLTYTPLTAIAALRNQLTFLVAYLKEQPYACGKYLEIKCQELVYILTCYYPLPQICSFFYPISTYTESFQYFVMQNYDKVKNVEEFAHLGGYTTTTFRRLFKNMYGVPVYEWILDKKREGILNDLQYTKQRISVISSRYGFDSLSHFAHFCKDSFGDTPRNLRKRLSGTDKSR is encoded by the coding sequence ATGGGATTGGAAACTTACTGCAACCGACAGATTAATTGTAATGAATGTCCTCAAAAGTCAGAGGGAGTATTGGTTTATCACCATTATTCCAAGGGACAGCATTTTCCTGCCGAGAAGTTGGCCCAGAACTGCATGATCTTTATGTTGCAAGGCGAATTGCTTATAAACAGCCAAGAATACCCCGGCACCACCCTGCAAAATGGACAAATCATTTTGCAGGCCATCGGCTCCAAAGTCGAGTTACTGGCTCTGACGGAAGTGGAATACATTACATATTGGTTTACCGAACTTCCGATACTGTGTGAGGAACGTTACAGAGAGATATTGGAACGTTCGGAAGCTCCATTGACCTATACCCCACTGACCGCAATTGCCGCACTGCGTAACCAGTTGACTTTCTTGGTTGCCTACCTCAAAGAACAGCCCTATGCCTGCGGTAAATATCTTGAAATAAAATGTCAGGAATTGGTGTACATCCTTACGTGCTACTATCCGCTGCCCCAAATCTGTTCTTTCTTTTACCCCATCAGCACGTATACGGAAAGCTTCCAGTACTTTGTGATGCAGAATTACGACAAGGTGAAAAATGTAGAAGAGTTTGCACATCTTGGCGGATATACCACCACCACTTTCCGACGCTTGTTTAAAAACATGTATGGAGTGCCTGTGTACGAATGGATTCTGGACAAGAAACGCGAAGGCATTTTGAACGATCTGCAATATACCAAACAGCGCATATCGGTCATCAGCTCCCGATATGGCTTTGACTCTCTGTCCCATTTTGCACATTTTTGTAAAGATTCCTTTGGTGATACCCCCCGTAATCTCAGAAAACGTTTGTCAGGAACAGATAAATCGCGGTAG
- a CDS encoding succinate dehydrogenase/fumarate reductase cytochrome b subunit: MWLSNSSVGRKVVMSVTGIALVLFLTFHMAMNLVALVSANGYNMVCEFLGANWYALVATAGLAALFVIHIIYAFWLTIQNRRARGSERYEVVEKPKNVEWASQNMLVLGIIVFVGLGLHLMNFWSKMQLPELMHQMGMHTDTLTMAYAANGVHHIQNTFSNPVFVVLYLIWLAALWFHLTHGFWSSMQSLGWNNKVWIERWKCVSNIYSTIIVAGFALVVVVFFVKSLCGTC, from the coding sequence ATGTGGTTAAGTAATTCATCTGTAGGAAGGAAAGTGGTGATGAGCGTTACCGGCATCGCCCTTGTCCTGTTTCTAACGTTTCACATGGCGATGAACCTTGTAGCATTGGTTTCGGCTAATGGATACAACATGGTTTGTGAGTTCTTGGGAGCAAACTGGTACGCGCTGGTAGCCACAGCGGGTCTGGCTGCCCTATTCGTCATTCACATCATCTACGCTTTCTGGCTGACAATACAAAACCGCAGGGCACGCGGTAGCGAACGGTACGAGGTGGTGGAAAAACCTAAAAACGTGGAATGGGCTTCACAAAACATGCTCGTGCTGGGTATTATCGTTTTTGTCGGTCTGGGGCTGCACTTAATGAATTTCTGGTCGAAGATGCAACTTCCCGAGTTGATGCACCAAATGGGCATGCACACCGACACACTGACAATGGCGTATGCTGCCAATGGCGTTCATCACATTCAGAACACATTCAGCAATCCGGTATTCGTAGTGCTTTATCTCATCTGGTTGGCGGCATTGTGGTTCCACCTGACACACGGATTCTGGAGCTCCATGCAGTCGTTGGGCTGGAACAACAAAGTATGGATTGAGCGTTGGAAATGTGTTTCCAACATCTATTCTACCATCATCGTTGCAGGCTTCGCTCTGGTAGTTGTCGTATTCTTTGTAAAATCATTGTGCGGCACTTGCTAA